A DNA window from Paenibacillus andongensis contains the following coding sequences:
- a CDS encoding phosphatase PAP2 family protein, translated as MSRVVHWLQHHETRVFHFVNQRIQHFFLDHFFNKITHLGGATASIAISLCFALFGQGSLRIAGIQALIALTISHIPVAIIKKKYPRLRPYLVLPQTITYKNPLTDHSFPSGHTTAIFSIIFPFVAAVPALGLILIPLALIIGLSRIYLGLHYPSDCIVGCLIGTTASLVTVAFWG; from the coding sequence ATGAGCAGGGTCGTCCACTGGCTTCAGCATCATGAAACACGCGTATTCCACTTTGTGAATCAACGTATCCAGCACTTCTTCCTTGATCATTTCTTTAATAAAATCACACATTTAGGCGGGGCCACAGCCTCCATTGCGATATCCTTATGCTTTGCATTGTTCGGGCAGGGCTCGCTGCGTATAGCAGGTATTCAAGCACTTATTGCTTTAACCATCAGTCATATTCCAGTTGCTATTATTAAGAAGAAATATCCGAGACTACGGCCGTATCTGGTACTTCCACAAACGATTACTTACAAAAACCCGCTGACGGATCATTCCTTTCCTTCCGGGCATACAACCGCCATCTTCTCGATCATATTTCCTTTTGTTGCAGCTGTACCTGCTCTTGGACTTATCCTCATACCACTTGCATTAATCATTGGTCTATCACGTATCTACCTAGGGCTGCACTATCCTTCCGATTGTATCGTTGGATGCTTGATTGGAACGACGGCTTCTCTAGTGACAGTAGCTTTCTGGGGGTAA
- a CDS encoding MGDG synthase family glycosyltransferase translates to MNVLHGKKRVLILSEGFGAGHTQAAYALAVSLEQRCSTIETRVLELGSFLHPTIAPWIIHAYKKTLTAQPKLYGRLYRSQYKKSLNRLTQLALHRIFYAQTAAIIQQWAPQAIVCTHPFPSVVVSRLKRAGLDIPLCTVITDYDVHGTWVSREVNKYMVSTEDVKNKLLGRGITAAQVEITGIPVHPSFRVAHDKAMIRQQFQLASLPTVLVMGGGWGLIGGDSLSEHLMTWRDRIQFIFCLGNNEKALTKLAMDARYQHPNIHLLGFTQEIGKLMEASDLLVTKPGGMTCSEGLAKSIPMLFYDPIPGQEEENVHYFTQLGFGEPIRSADTIANWLSMLASRYTDVEAKRVSNYHKKKMCLPSADCSEVIMQLLG, encoded by the coding sequence ATGAATGTCTTGCATGGTAAAAAACGGGTTCTCATTCTTTCTGAAGGCTTCGGAGCCGGACATACGCAAGCGGCTTATGCACTTGCCGTAAGTTTAGAGCAGCGTTGTTCGACCATTGAGACACGTGTTTTGGAATTAGGTTCATTCCTTCATCCGACAATAGCACCATGGATTATTCACGCTTACAAAAAGACGCTAACCGCTCAGCCCAAGCTGTACGGCCGTTTGTACCGCTCTCAATATAAAAAATCGCTCAACCGTTTGACGCAATTGGCCTTACACCGCATTTTTTATGCTCAGACAGCAGCGATTATCCAGCAGTGGGCTCCTCAAGCAATTGTCTGCACACATCCATTTCCCAGTGTTGTGGTATCTAGATTGAAAAGAGCTGGCTTAGACATCCCGTTATGTACGGTCATTACGGACTACGATGTTCATGGGACATGGGTCAGCAGAGAAGTAAATAAATATATGGTTTCGACAGAAGACGTCAAAAATAAACTCCTTGGCCGCGGAATCACAGCAGCCCAAGTCGAAATCACAGGAATTCCAGTTCATCCAAGCTTTCGTGTTGCCCACGATAAAGCGATGATTCGACAGCAATTCCAGCTGGCATCTCTGCCTACTGTACTAGTTATGGGAGGCGGCTGGGGATTAATCGGCGGCGATTCGCTCAGTGAGCACCTGATGACATGGAGAGATCGAATCCAGTTCATATTCTGCTTAGGCAATAATGAGAAAGCATTAACCAAGCTGGCTATGGACGCCCGATATCAGCATCCCAATATTCATTTACTTGGATTCACCCAAGAGATCGGCAAGTTAATGGAAGCTTCCGATTTGCTCGTTACGAAGCCTGGCGGTATGACCTGCTCGGAAGGGCTTGCGAAATCGATCCCCATGCTGTTCTATGATCCGATACCGGGTCAGGAAGAAGAGAATGTCCACTATTTTACACAGCTTGGCTTTGGCGAACCGATCCGATCTGCAGATACGATTGCGAACTGGTTATCGATGCTGGCTAGCAGATATACGGATGTAGAGGCTAAGCGCGTTTCTAATTATCATAAAAAGAAGATGTGCCTACCTTCAGCCGATTGCTCAGAGGTTATCATGCAATTGCTTGGGTGA
- a CDS encoding glycosyltransferase family 4 protein — translation MRLRVALFTDTFLPDVNGVAKTLGRWTRFLESKNVACKVFAPTSMTEGDNDPFRVERFYSIPFLLYPECRLAIPNPLNIRKSLHAFQPTIIHCATPFNLGLFGLHHARKHKIPLVASYHTHFDQYLSHYKIPWVEPTLWKYMQWFHQSCQKVYVPSKSTLQHLHAKGLSHLEIWSRGVDAERFQPIVDRKSVLGTYGVDPAKFVMLYVGRLAPEKSVEVALDSFTALPADIRDDCHLIIAGDGPSSGVLRECYGGASGVTFTGFVQGTQLAELYAAADVFLFPSATETFGNVVLESMASGTAVIGAAAGGVQDTIEHEVTGLLCPSGDVAAFTQAIVRLYESQETRHRLAIAGREFALRQSWDHIFNQLLTSYEEVVYRSSANQPHLQSTRMIQ, via the coding sequence ATGAGATTGAGAGTTGCCTTATTTACAGATACTTTCCTGCCAGATGTAAATGGAGTTGCCAAGACACTTGGCAGATGGACGCGGTTTTTGGAATCCAAAAATGTGGCTTGTAAAGTTTTTGCTCCTACTAGTATGACAGAAGGAGACAACGATCCGTTCCGTGTAGAACGTTTTTACAGTATTCCCTTTTTATTGTACCCCGAATGTCGATTAGCTATCCCAAATCCTCTCAATATTCGCAAATCCCTCCATGCCTTTCAGCCTACAATTATTCATTGTGCAACCCCTTTCAATTTGGGACTATTTGGCTTGCACCATGCTCGCAAGCACAAAATACCATTAGTTGCGTCCTACCATACTCATTTCGACCAATACTTAAGTCATTATAAAATTCCTTGGGTGGAGCCTACGCTCTGGAAATACATGCAATGGTTTCACCAAAGCTGTCAGAAGGTATATGTGCCCTCTAAGTCTACCTTGCAGCATCTGCATGCCAAAGGGTTAAGCCATTTAGAGATTTGGAGCCGCGGTGTCGATGCAGAACGTTTCCAGCCAATTGTCGACCGAAAGTCAGTACTCGGGACATATGGTGTAGATCCTGCAAAGTTCGTTATGCTTTATGTCGGTCGTTTGGCTCCTGAGAAGAGTGTAGAGGTCGCACTTGACAGTTTTACTGCACTGCCGGCTGATATCAGAGATGATTGTCATCTAATTATTGCTGGTGACGGACCGTCTTCCGGTGTGCTGCGCGAATGTTATGGAGGGGCCTCGGGAGTTACCTTCACCGGATTCGTTCAAGGGACACAGCTAGCTGAGCTTTATGCGGCTGCAGATGTGTTTCTTTTTCCGTCGGCGACAGAGACTTTCGGCAATGTTGTTCTGGAGTCAATGGCTTCTGGGACAGCTGTGATTGGAGCTGCGGCTGGCGGGGTACAAGATACTATTGAGCATGAAGTGACGGGATTACTCTGTCCGTCTGGCGACGTAGCCGCCTTCACACAAGCCATCGTAAGACTGTATGAATCACAGGAAACACGTCATAGACTTGCCATTGCGGGCAGGGAGTTTGCCCTGCGTCAATCGTGGGATCACATATTTAACCAATTGCTGACCAGCTATGAAGAAGTAGTCTATAGGTCATCTGCAAATCAGCCCCACTTACAATCAACACGTATGATCCAATAA